DNA sequence from the Gordonia polyisoprenivorans genome:
CAGGGTGGTGTCACGACTTGGACCGCCAACCCTGACGGATCGAACTCGGTGGTCTACCCCGACGGCACCGCCTACACCGAACCAGGCTCCTCCAACCAGGGCTACGGAGTATCCACCCCTACCGGCGACGGAGGAGTCCACACCGACTGCACCTCACCAGAAGGAACCCAATACACCGCCGACTCCACCCCCAACTACGACGGCTCCATCCACACCGAAACCGACACCCCCCAAGGACACGTCAGCAGCAACTCCGCGGTCGTCGGTAGCGACGGGACAATTCTGACCCAAGCGACCACGCCCGAGGGGCAACAAGTGATGACTCGCACCGATTCTCATCCAGACGGATCTGTGACGACCACTGGTCTCGAGAAGCACGTGATACTGCCTGATGGGCGGGATGCCTACATTCAGCCGGACGGCAAGATCTGGATCCCTGACAATGGCCAAGGCTCGCCGGCAACTATCGATGTCCACCCAGACAACTCGATCAGCGTCGACCAGGCCGATGGGCTGTCCTACGACATTCTGCCGGATGGGTCCATCAGGCTGCGAATGCCCGAGGGCACCGATGTCAGGGGGTCGCTGACATCAGCCGCGATCGAGGGCGCAAAGGGCATCTACGAGATAGGCGGGATGATCGCCCAACCGGGCCGACACACGCTCAACGCGGGAGACGCCGCCGCAGCAGCAAGTGGACTCCGGCTACTCGGACGGGCCGCCGGACCGATCGGCACCGTAGCCACGATCGCCTCGGGCGCAGCCGACCTCGTGAACGGCGCGCCGGTCCCCGAGACGATCGGCTCTACTGCAGGCGGTCTCGCGGGCGCGACACTCGGCTCAGCAGCCGGCGCAGGCGCAGGTACCTACTTTGGAATTGCGACAGCCGCGGCAATAGGTGCTGGTGCCGGGTCAGCAGTTCCAGTGGTTGGCACCGTGATCGGAGCCGCGATAGGCGCAGGCGTCGGAGCATGGGTGGGAAGCACTTACGGCCGGAACATCGGCGAAGGGGCACGTAAGGTGTGGAATACGCTATTCGGCTAGGGGTGCCCCGGATGATGAAGAGGAGTCCTAGTTGCTACTTCTGATCGCTGCGATCCTGGGTGGCCTCGGCCTGGCACTATTGGCCTTCCGGCGCGAGGTCGACACCTCTGGGGCGTTCGACGACACGTGGACACTCAAGACACCAGCACGCCTCGTGATATCAGGATTAGCTGTGGGCGCGGCGATGACGTCAGCGGCTCTGTGGCTTGCCTTCGGAGACAAAGAATCTGTCGCAGGAGACGTGCCCCTGGCACACACTTCCGGAACTCCATGGCTCGTCTTTGGCATTGCAGGGACGGCATTTTTCGGAGGCGCAACCCTACTTGGATTCATCATCATTGCTTTTTCTCCCCACCATTCCCTATTAGCAATGCGCATCGACGACGAGCATGTCGTGGTCCAGCATGGACTTAGAAAGCCCAAAAAAGTTGCCTGGAGCGACGTTGTTGACCTGGAGATCAGTGGTCCAGAACGGTCAGACTTGGGTTCTGAACTCACTATTGTCTACCGGACAGGAAACAGTCGGACACTATCCCGAATTCATCTATCGAAATTTGGTACCGGCTTAGCCCCGGAAGAACTCGACGACATACTGTCGGTCCGATGGCAGCCCGACCTCGAACCAAAACCCAGACCCGGTAACGATTAACAAAACCCAGAGGTCAGCGTGGCCACGGAAACTCTCGGCCGCTCCGCAGTCACCGGCCCCGCAAGTCACTCCCAACACCTCTGGTAACGGCGCCGCCAATAGCAGCACCAACTCGGGTACGAATGTGGGCAGCGGTATACAGGGCCAGAGTTCAATCGGTAGTACCCACTCTCCGACGACCGGGAATGGCAACAGTACCGGCCCCGACCCTAGTAAGTTGGTTTAGGACGCGATGCGATCACTGGAGAACAACATGTCTGACAACCCGCATCTCAAGGGCTCTACCCCCGCACTGCCTCTACGCGTCATCCTCACAGTGTCCGCCGGTCTGGCGGCGATCGTCGCAGGCGGTGCCGCTGCAGCGTTCGGCCTGGTGCTGTGGCTAGACAACGGGATCTCCGCGCAGCAGGCCGCCATAGCCGCTCCGTTCATGGCGATCGCAGTTATCGCCGCCATGTCATCCAGCAGCGACCCGACGAGAGTCCCTTCGACACCACTACTTGGCAGCACAGTCAAGCAGCGCATAATTATTAAGCGCCGCATAGGATTTGCCATGGCTGCTATAGGACTCGTCGCTAGCATCATCGGATACACAACCAGCTCAGCGACAGATCTGTATCAATTCATCGCGATCTGGTCGGTCATCGGCCTCATCTTCCACGAGTGGACGTACGCACGAAGGATCACTCAGTTGGCCCGCGATCAGGACTGATCATCTGAGTATGGAACGCTCTCAGGAACCTGCCGATCGCTCACGCGAGGGGCATGACCCCAGAGTCGGAAAGCATCGCAGGGATGGCGGGAAAAGACCTATGGAACGTCTGGAGCGCACACCGTGGCCTAAGCGGATCATCAACGCGCTTTCCGTCCTACCGTGCCCATGGCCATAGTCGTTATCCCATCCCAATACTGACGACCCTCGGAAGACCCCCTCCATGCTCGACGGGCCTACTGATCCGCGACACGGCACGCTCAGCGGTTACAACAGCCACAAGTGCCGCTGCGAGCGATGCCGGGCAGCCAAAGCCGCTGCCGAAACCCGCCGCCGCCGAGCCATGACGATCGAGCAACGGCGCGCGATCGACGCCCGCCGCACACCACGCGCACCCACCGACGCCAGCAAAGCCCGCACCAAGGACTACATCGACCGCCGCCAGGTCGACACCCGCGCCAACGCGCGAGAACACCAGCGCCCCTGGACCACCGAGGACATCGCCGTCGCCCTGCGCACCGACCTCACCGTGTGGGAAGCCGCCACACTACTCGGGCGCACCGGATCAGCAGTCGCCAACGCACGCCACTGATTCCGCCCACGCAAATAGCGCCCACCACGTGCACGTGTCAGGCCAGTCAAGCCCAGTGACGTTTCGTCACTGGTGACGACACATGTTGCTGCACAACATATTTGGCCGAAAACTAATATTACGTTTACCCGCTCATTCGGGGCAGGCACGGCACGCGGCCCCGCCATCAGTGACGAGGGTTGTCGGGTGACAACGTAGTTGGGACTTTGCCACCCTAGATGAGACTCTGTGACACCAACCTGGGACTTCGAACTCACCGACCTGCGAGAATCCACCCCGAACTCCCACATCGGCTGTCACTAAACACAATTCATCACCGCATAATCCCCGAAGTCTCGCCTCCGCTGGCATCAAACCGCTCTATCCTGGGTGCCGAAACCGCAGGTCAGCGACTCTCATGTAGCTGTCACCACTCCCAACTCCGGTGTCATCCGACATCATCCCGCTGTTCGTGGGCGGTCACGAGACATTCGAGAGAGCCTCCTCGGGGCGGTTCATGCCCGCCGCGCCATGTGTCCCCGTTTCGGGGGAACGTGACGTGAAGTGGCGTCGACCAGTGGTGTTCAGGTTGTCACGTGTCTGGTTCTCTGTTCTGATCATTGCGGTAGTGAAGTCGGGGATCACTTTCACCAATCCGTGTAGTGTCCTCACACATATCGACACAGCGACGTGGGGGTCATCATGGGTGGTCGAGGTTTGGTGGTTGGACGCCGGTCGCGTCACCGATTGTCACGCAGCCTGATTCACGGTGTCGCGGTGTGCTCGGCGATCTCAGCGCTATGGGCCGGTAGTGGGGGAGCGCCCGCGACACCGACACCGTTGGCCTCGACTTACGATCACGACACCACCGATGACGGCTGGAACCTCGAGTTACGGGCCAACCAGTTGACGGTGAACCCGATGAGCAACATCGCCAACGCCGCGACCAGCCGGGAAGGCTGGATCTCCGCCCGGGTCGGCGCGAAGATCTCCGGCAACGGAACCCAGCCAGTGAATTCGGCTGTGCTCGAACAATTCCTGGTCGTCGGCTGCCAGATCGACGTCTCCGACGGCGCCACCCTGGGCCTCGGGTTCTCCGCCGGCCCCAACGTCGGCGTCACCATCAGCGGAGTCCCCGGCGCCACCATCGGCGCCTCAGCGTCGGTGTCGCCGTCGATCTCGGCGAAGATCGCGCCCGGCCGGATCACCGAAATCTCGCTCGGGAAAAAGACGTTGGCCACCGATCATGCGTCCATCCGCATCAAACGGGCTCACGTCTCCGTCGACGGCTGCCTGGGACCCACCACCGTCCGGGTGATCGCCCGCTTCTCGGTATCCACCCCCACCGCCGACGACACATTGAACGTCTACAGCGCCCGCACCTGGCTCTGACCCACGACGCTCATCGACTCCGACACCCATCTGGCTTTCCCCCTTGAAGGACAACGTTGTGATGCCCCCTACTCCCAAACCTTCGGCGCGAGCACGGCGGCCACTGCAACTGGTGATCGGTGTGCTCGTCCTCGCTGTGATCGCAGTCATGGTTGCGCTGACCGGCTCGACACCTGCTGGTGCGGAGACCCCCGCCGAACGGTGTGCCCGCGAAACCGCCGCCTACAACCAGACCTGGAAACAAGGCTGGGTCGCCACCCACCCCGGCACCACGATCTCCGACGCGCCGGCACCCACCCCGCCGTACGTGTGCCAGGACCCAGCAACGCAAACACCCACCACCACCCAGCCGTCGGTGACCGCACCCTCGATGCCGACGACCACCACACCCGGTTCTGGTGGCGGACCCAACATGAATGCCCACGGCGCCACCGACATCCCCACCGGCAACGGCACACCCATCGTCCCCGTCCCAGGACAAGGGCGGTCCACGACTGCAGCGTCATCGCCAACTGCCCCTACTTCGTCGGGTACCCCCGCTGGTCCATCGAGTGTCCCGTCGCCGGTGGGGGATTCAGCCGAACCGGTTGGCGATAG
Encoded proteins:
- a CDS encoding MspA family porin; this translates as MASTYDHDTTDDGWNLELRANQLTVNPMSNIANAATSREGWISARVGAKISGNGTQPVNSAVLEQFLVVGCQIDVSDGATLGLGFSAGPNVGVTISGVPGATIGASASVSPSISAKIAPGRITEISLGKKTLATDHASIRIKRAHVSVDGCLGPTTVRVIARFSVSTPTADDTLNVYSARTWL